A genomic stretch from Gemmatimonadaceae bacterium includes:
- a CDS encoding protein kinase, whose translation MATLLDAPRNDYYIRYSGRSFLAGRLVSDLRAQLQATLGDIYTIEDELGGGGMSRVFVALERSLDRRVVIKVLSADLAAAVSAQRFAREIRLAASLQQANIVPVLSSGEIAGTPYYTMPFVEGQSLRERLRRELAVSIPEAVSVLRDVARALSYAHEHGVVHRDIKPDNVLLSGHAAVVTDFGIAKALTAARQADQGGNSPVTTFTQAGMAIGTPAYMAPEQIAGDSDIDHRADFYSFGCLAYELLTGSPPFEGRSAGRLLGAHLSERPTGVAERRSDCPVSLARLVMQCLEKDPARRPQSAAEILAALDADASGGRFRLPYLRTRRDVMAAAAILFVVAVSIAFAAVRTQLGRSGGPVTKSIAILPFTNEGGDSTQEYLSSGMADGLATALGKVQGIRVVSRTLTYRYRGIREINAQNVGKALDAGYVVHATVRRLGDRLRVSAQVLNASDNSEFWSEDYERDARQAYSIQDDLAGDVAIALQGTAVTGGSAAMLRTVTSSGTSDAEAYDLYLRGRYLLERRGAGVAQAIENFEQAIARDSTFARAYAALSVALELLPYFSAVDPRAVGIRAIPAAKRALALDTTLAEAHTALGMAYSDSYQWDRSFAEHRRAVALDPQDASARVQYGRILHYTGHVSEAKAQFERARMLDPYSAVASGWLGHLLSLTGHNDEAVIELNRAMQLDSVNPPALFMAAQVNQLTGDTAKARILTERLWNRVPQWRNSAAGILARLGYKERAVTMLEANRTLDEQGRVRHDFARQGFGAMLYLALGDTASALSALERSAALRYNFPTNYSLSEREFDPLRRSPRFAAVVRSVGLDERIFTSPTGGRPQ comes from the coding sequence TTGGCCACGTTGCTCGACGCGCCGCGCAACGACTACTACATTCGATATTCGGGTCGGTCCTTTCTCGCGGGCAGGCTGGTGTCGGACCTTCGTGCTCAGCTCCAGGCCACACTCGGCGACATTTACACCATCGAGGACGAGCTCGGAGGCGGCGGAATGTCCCGTGTGTTCGTGGCTCTCGAGCGTTCCCTCGATCGCCGGGTGGTCATCAAGGTGCTTTCCGCCGATCTTGCGGCTGCAGTATCCGCCCAGCGTTTCGCGCGTGAGATCCGGCTCGCAGCTTCGCTTCAGCAGGCGAACATCGTTCCTGTATTGTCGAGCGGCGAGATTGCGGGAACCCCTTACTATACAATGCCCTTTGTCGAAGGGCAGTCTCTGCGTGAACGGCTCCGTCGTGAGCTGGCTGTAAGCATACCGGAGGCAGTGAGCGTTCTTCGCGATGTGGCGCGAGCGCTGTCGTACGCGCATGAGCACGGCGTCGTACATCGCGATATCAAACCCGACAACGTGCTGCTCTCGGGGCACGCAGCAGTCGTCACGGATTTTGGAATCGCCAAGGCTCTTACAGCAGCACGCCAGGCGGACCAAGGTGGAAATTCGCCCGTCACCACGTTTACCCAGGCAGGAATGGCGATCGGCACGCCCGCATACATGGCGCCCGAGCAAATCGCCGGTGATTCGGACATCGATCATCGCGCGGATTTCTACTCGTTCGGATGCCTTGCGTACGAGCTGTTGACCGGGAGCCCGCCGTTCGAGGGTCGATCAGCCGGTCGGCTGCTCGGAGCGCATCTCAGCGAGCGGCCCACCGGCGTCGCTGAGCGGCGCTCCGATTGTCCGGTGTCTCTCGCGCGGCTTGTGATGCAGTGTCTGGAAAAGGATCCCGCGCGACGCCCGCAATCAGCGGCCGAGATTCTCGCTGCGCTCGACGCCGACGCGTCGGGTGGCCGCTTCAGGCTCCCGTATCTGCGTACGCGTCGCGATGTGATGGCCGCCGCCGCGATCCTCTTTGTTGTCGCCGTGTCGATTGCATTCGCAGCGGTGCGGACGCAGCTCGGCCGTTCCGGAGGACCGGTGACGAAATCCATTGCCATCCTTCCCTTCACCAACGAGGGTGGCGACTCGACTCAGGAATATCTCTCGTCCGGAATGGCAGACGGTCTCGCGACAGCGTTGGGAAAAGTTCAGGGAATCCGTGTAGTCTCACGTACGCTCACGTATCGCTATCGCGGAATTCGGGAGATCAACGCACAGAATGTAGGAAAGGCGCTCGACGCCGGTTACGTGGTGCATGCGACTGTGCGCCGTCTCGGCGACCGACTTCGCGTGTCGGCGCAAGTGCTGAATGCGTCCGACAACAGTGAGTTCTGGTCGGAGGATTATGAGCGCGATGCCCGGCAGGCATACTCGATTCAGGACGACCTTGCAGGGGACGTTGCCATCGCGCTGCAGGGGACGGCGGTAACTGGTGGCAGCGCGGCCATGCTTCGTACCGTCACGAGCAGTGGAACCTCCGACGCAGAAGCGTACGATCTCTATCTGCGGGGGCGGTATCTGCTCGAGCGAAGAGGGGCCGGCGTAGCGCAGGCGATCGAGAATTTTGAGCAGGCCATCGCCAGGGACAGCACCTTCGCGCGAGCATACGCGGCTCTCAGTGTCGCACTCGAGCTACTTCCGTATTTCAGTGCCGTTGACCCTCGGGCAGTCGGCATCCGTGCCATACCTGCCGCGAAACGCGCGCTGGCGCTCGATACGACGCTCGCGGAGGCCCACACAGCCCTGGGTATGGCCTACTCGGATTCGTACCAGTGGGATCGGTCGTTCGCCGAGCACCGGCGGGCCGTTGCGCTCGATCCCCAGGACGCGTCTGCTCGCGTGCAGTATGGACGCATCCTTCACTATACAGGTCATGTGTCGGAGGCGAAGGCACAATTCGAACGCGCCCGAATGCTCGATCCGTATTCCGCAGTGGCGTCCGGCTGGTTGGGACACTTGTTGTCGCTCACGGGGCACAACGATGAGGCGGTCATCGAATTGAACCGGGCAATGCAACTGGATTCTGTCAATCCGCCGGCACTGTTCATGGCCGCGCAGGTCAACCAGCTCACCGGCGATACCGCTAAAGCGCGGATTCTGACCGAACGATTGTGGAATCGAGTACCGCAGTGGCGGAACTCCGCGGCCGGAATTCTGGCTCGACTCGGGTATAAGGAACGTGCCGTGACAATGCTCGAGGCGAATCGCACGCTCGACGAGCAAGGCCGCGTCCGACACGACTTCGCCCGTCAGGGCTTCGGAGCGATGCTTTATCTCGCCCTCGGCGACACCGCATCGGCCTTGAGCGCTCTCGAGCGTTCGGCCGCCCTCCGCTACAATTTTCCCACCAACTACTCGCTCAGCGAAAGGGAATTCGATCCACTGCGCAGGAGCCCGCGGTTTGCCGCGGTCGTTCGCAGCGTCGGACTCGACGAGAGAATCTTTACGTCTCCAACGGGAGGGCGTCCCCAATGA
- the lipB gene encoding lipoyl(octanoyl) transferase LipB has translation MTEKTDARELWIVSLGLTPYEEALELQRTLAAERISGAIPEDILLLVEHPPVVTLGRSAKSRNLVSSPEYLASRGVELFEVERGGDVTFHGPGQLVGYPIIDLKRHKVDLHWYLRQVEEALIRTLAPYSIPAERNPGFTGVWTRGRKIASIGVHTRDWVTWHGFALNVTTELSYFDLIIPCGIEGVTMTSIEREIEASSGLPALTLDAAGEIIAGSFGDLFDLAPVVVDAAALSATLS, from the coding sequence GTGACGGAAAAAACTGACGCCCGTGAGCTCTGGATTGTATCGCTCGGACTGACGCCGTACGAGGAGGCCCTCGAACTTCAGCGCACCCTTGCCGCAGAGCGTATCAGCGGAGCGATTCCGGAAGACATCCTGCTGCTGGTCGAGCACCCTCCTGTCGTAACCCTCGGAAGATCTGCCAAGTCGCGGAATCTCGTTTCGAGTCCGGAGTATCTCGCCTCTAGAGGCGTGGAGCTTTTCGAGGTGGAGCGTGGCGGCGACGTGACATTTCACGGGCCCGGCCAGCTGGTTGGGTATCCGATCATCGATCTCAAGCGACACAAGGTCGACCTGCACTGGTATCTCCGCCAGGTGGAAGAAGCGTTGATTCGCACGCTCGCTCCCTATTCCATCCCTGCAGAGCGAAACCCCGGCTTCACAGGAGTGTGGACGAGGGGTAGAAAGATCGCGTCCATCGGAGTTCACACGCGCGATTGGGTGACATGGCACGGCTTCGCGCTGAACGTCACGACCGAGTTGTCCTACTTTGATCTGATAATTCCTTGCGGCATCGAGGGTGTGACAATGACTTCCATCGAGCGGGAGATAGAAGCGTCGTCTGGCCTTCCCGCGCTGACGCTCGACGCCGCGGGTGAAATTATCGCTGGATCGTTTGGTGATCTATTCGATCTCGCGCCCGTCGTCGTGGATGCAGCTGCGCTATCGGCAACTCTCTCCTAG
- the lpdA gene encoding dihydrolipoyl dehydrogenase produces MASYDLIFIGGGPAGYVGAIRAAQLGMSVAVVEKEGLGGTCVLWGCIPAKALLESASLANKVRRAADFGITVSEPKFDYGVAMKRSRAVSTQNSKGVEFLFKKNKITNIKGTGKLAGKNAVSVKTADGKEEKHEAKKGIVISTGSRVKGLPQSGLELNKTTIISSDEALVLERAPKTMAIVGAGAVGCEFADVFNAFGTKVTLIDVMPAILPLEDGDCSVELAKSFKKRGIDVITGAKIGNVKAARNSVTMSLDVGGKTQSLEVEQVLVAAGRAPNVEDVGLKEAGVQLTDKGFVKINDRMETTAKGIFAIGDVAGPPMLAHKGSREGVVLAELLAGDPHVQMMNYGNIPNATYCHPEVASVGLTEQQCKEKKLEFKVGKFPFSANGRARTSGETEGFVKIIRDSKYGEILGAHIIGSHATEILHELVVARANEFTVDEVDLAIHAHPTLSEAVAEACLDSVGKLIHA; encoded by the coding sequence ATGGCTTCATACGATCTGATCTTTATCGGTGGCGGGCCGGCTGGGTACGTCGGCGCCATTCGGGCCGCGCAGCTTGGAATGTCCGTCGCCGTAGTGGAGAAAGAGGGATTGGGCGGCACCTGTGTTCTTTGGGGATGCATTCCCGCCAAGGCGCTTCTCGAGTCCGCCTCTCTCGCCAACAAGGTGCGAAGGGCCGCCGACTTCGGGATAACAGTCAGCGAGCCAAAGTTCGACTACGGCGTTGCGATGAAGCGCTCGCGTGCCGTGAGCACGCAGAACTCGAAAGGCGTTGAATTCCTGTTCAAGAAAAACAAGATCACGAACATCAAGGGGACGGGAAAGCTCGCTGGAAAGAACGCAGTATCCGTGAAGACCGCGGACGGGAAGGAGGAAAAACACGAAGCCAAAAAGGGAATCGTCATCTCTACCGGCTCGCGCGTGAAAGGACTCCCCCAGTCCGGCCTCGAGCTCAACAAGACAACGATCATTTCCTCCGATGAAGCTCTCGTTCTGGAGCGCGCGCCGAAAACGATGGCGATCGTAGGCGCGGGCGCCGTGGGATGCGAGTTTGCCGACGTCTTCAACGCATTCGGCACGAAGGTCACGCTGATTGACGTGATGCCGGCGATTCTTCCGCTGGAGGATGGCGACTGCTCGGTTGAGCTGGCTAAGAGCTTCAAGAAGCGCGGAATCGACGTGATTACGGGAGCCAAGATCGGCAACGTCAAGGCGGCCAGGAATTCGGTGACCATGTCGCTCGATGTCGGCGGAAAAACCCAGAGTCTGGAGGTCGAGCAGGTTCTGGTCGCGGCCGGGCGGGCTCCGAACGTGGAGGACGTCGGCCTCAAGGAGGCAGGCGTTCAGCTCACCGACAAGGGCTTCGTCAAGATCAATGATCGGATGGAGACCACGGCAAAAGGCATCTTCGCAATCGGCGACGTTGCCGGACCTCCAATGCTGGCGCACAAGGGATCACGCGAAGGCGTGGTGCTGGCCGAGCTCCTCGCCGGAGATCCGCACGTGCAGATGATGAATTACGGCAACATTCCCAACGCGACCTACTGCCACCCTGAAGTCGCGTCGGTCGGCCTCACCGAGCAGCAGTGCAAGGAGAAGAAGCTCGAGTTCAAGGTCGGGAAGTTTCCTTTCTCCGCTAACGGGCGGGCGCGTACCTCGGGCGAGACTGAGGGCTTCGTCAAGATCATCCGCGACTCGAAGTACGGCGAGATACTCGGTGCGCACATCATTGGATCGCACGCGACCGAGATACTGCACGAGCTCGTCGTCGCGCGGGCGAATGAGTTCACCGTTGATGAAGTCGATCTGGCGATTCACGCCCACCCGACTCTGTCTGAGGCGGTGGCCGAGGCCTGCCTCGATTCGGTCGGCAAATTGATTCACGCCTGA
- a CDS encoding ATP-dependent helicase: protein MTDVTPRPVRIYATRERIVVSSQRDLSADLNPQQAAAATHGSGPLLIIAGAGTGKTRTLIYRVAHLIDTGVKAERILLLTFTRRAAQEMLSRAEKLVGGSSRKVHGGTFHATGHRLLRRFGAAAGLPRDFTIMDQGDSADLMQLSRSQLGYAAKGKRFPKKETLQYVYSRHLNTSISIEDILRDDYPQFVDYLEDFGKIYGDYTARKQQRNLVDYDDLLLFWAMLLEGSPEIGGRIASLYDHILVDEYQDTNVLQARILKGMCSTHRNITVVGDDAQSIYSFRGANFRNILGFPKQFEGTTVVTLEQNYRSTAPILDVTNTLISRAAERFTKNLWTERKGGELPWLVAAQDEEAQTRFVVDRILELHEEGTPLRQMAVLFRAGYMSANLEIELTNRKIPFEKWGGLKFLEAAHVKDVLAFLRILENPRDEVSWYRILLLLPGIGESTARSAIDSMASAAWESAAFGRYQPPPRARVAHASLVALLDELRSGCSTDEAIVAAEISRVRLLYDNVLRERYDKVEPRLADLDQLQHIAAGYPDRATFLSALALEPPQATQDLAGASEDEEDDYLVLSTAHSAKGKEWDAVFVIWAVDGWFPSARCLKTPEETDEERRLMYVAMTRARNHLSIVYPLNAYSTRRGSDYSLDQLSRFIDRGVRDRMERVTVGIPPTAQEGDAAPRGPLLDLRALLRGRFGG from the coding sequence ATGACCGACGTGACTCCCCGCCCTGTTCGGATCTACGCCACGCGCGAGAGAATCGTCGTTTCCTCACAGCGCGACCTGTCCGCCGATTTGAATCCACAACAGGCTGCTGCGGCGACACATGGGAGCGGGCCGCTCCTCATCATCGCCGGCGCCGGAACCGGGAAAACGCGAACCCTGATCTATCGCGTAGCCCATCTTATCGACACCGGCGTCAAGGCCGAGCGAATACTTCTGCTCACTTTCACCCGTCGCGCGGCTCAGGAGATGCTTTCCCGGGCGGAGAAGCTCGTCGGAGGCAGCAGCCGCAAGGTGCACGGCGGGACATTCCATGCCACCGGCCATCGCCTCCTGAGACGATTCGGAGCGGCCGCCGGCCTGCCACGTGACTTCACCATAATGGATCAGGGCGATTCCGCCGACCTGATGCAGCTGTCGCGCTCGCAGCTCGGCTACGCAGCTAAAGGCAAGCGATTTCCGAAAAAGGAGACGCTCCAGTACGTCTACTCGCGGCACCTGAACACCAGCATATCGATCGAAGACATCCTCCGCGACGACTACCCGCAGTTCGTCGATTACCTCGAGGATTTCGGAAAGATCTATGGCGACTACACCGCGAGAAAGCAGCAGCGGAATCTCGTGGATTACGACGACCTGCTTCTCTTCTGGGCAATGCTGCTCGAGGGGTCGCCGGAGATTGGAGGAAGAATCGCCTCACTGTACGATCACATTCTGGTCGACGAATACCAGGACACGAACGTCCTCCAGGCGCGCATCCTCAAGGGCATGTGCAGCACACATCGCAACATCACCGTGGTTGGAGACGACGCGCAGAGCATCTACTCCTTTCGCGGCGCGAACTTCAGAAACATTCTTGGATTTCCGAAACAGTTCGAGGGCACCACCGTCGTGACGCTGGAGCAGAACTACCGCTCCACGGCGCCGATCCTCGACGTGACGAACACGCTCATTTCTCGCGCTGCCGAGCGTTTCACCAAGAACCTGTGGACTGAGCGCAAGGGAGGCGAGCTTCCGTGGCTCGTGGCGGCGCAGGACGAGGAGGCACAGACTCGTTTTGTGGTGGACCGGATTCTCGAGCTGCACGAGGAAGGCACACCGCTCAGGCAGATGGCGGTTCTTTTCCGCGCGGGTTACATGTCGGCCAACCTCGAGATCGAGCTCACCAATCGCAAGATTCCTTTCGAGAAGTGGGGCGGGTTGAAATTTCTCGAGGCAGCTCACGTCAAGGACGTGCTCGCATTTCTGCGCATCCTCGAGAACCCGCGCGACGAGGTGAGCTGGTATCGGATCCTGCTGCTTCTCCCCGGCATCGGCGAATCCACCGCCCGCTCGGCCATCGATTCTATGGCGAGCGCCGCATGGGAATCTGCGGCATTCGGCAGGTACCAGCCGCCGCCGCGCGCGCGCGTGGCGCATGCGTCGCTGGTCGCTCTTCTCGATGAGCTTCGCTCGGGTTGCTCGACTGACGAAGCGATCGTCGCCGCTGAGATCTCACGCGTCCGCCTGTTGTATGACAATGTCTTACGCGAGCGCTATGACAAAGTGGAGCCACGCCTTGCGGACCTCGATCAGCTCCAGCACATCGCAGCCGGCTACCCCGACCGGGCCACGTTTCTCTCGGCCCTCGCGCTGGAACCGCCTCAAGCGACGCAGGATCTGGCGGGCGCAAGTGAAGACGAGGAGGACGACTACCTCGTGCTCAGCACGGCGCACTCGGCGAAGGGGAAGGAATGGGACGCCGTCTTCGTGATCTGGGCGGTGGATGGGTGGTTCCCGTCGGCCCGGTGTCTCAAGACTCCGGAGGAGACGGACGAAGAGCGCCGGCTGATGTACGTTGCGATGACGCGAGCGCGGAATCACCTCAGCATCGTGTATCCGTTAAACGCTTATTCCACTCGGCGCGGCTCGGACTACTCCCTCGACCAGCTCTCGCGCTTCATCGACAGAGGAGTGCGCGACAGAATGGAACGCGTGACCGTGGGGATACCGCCGACCGCACAGGAAGGAGACGCGGCTCCCCGCGGGCCGCTGCTGGACCTGAGAGCGCTCCTCCGGGGACGGTTCGGCGGGTAG
- a CDS encoding proline iminopeptidase-family hydrolase, whose product MPVPQREGFIAVEGGRVWYRVVGSGPDTPLLLLHGGAGVNHFYLKPMAGIAADRRVIFYDQLGGGKSDRPTDTTLWRMERFVDEIGRVREALGLSEVHLYGHSFGARLAVAYMATKPKGVRSLILAGPALTLSRFQRDRDSLMRTLPDSVYSVMVRHERDQTTDAPEYVKARQIFLNHFHARRLPWSVDLDSAVALNNPAIAGYMRRGRPPGDWTSHLADIAVPTLFTVGRYDSSTPAAGRYYQSLVPGAELVVFEQSAHLTMHDEPEHYNAVLRAFLRKVDRAR is encoded by the coding sequence ATGCCTGTTCCGCAGCGTGAGGGCTTCATCGCAGTCGAAGGTGGACGCGTGTGGTACCGCGTCGTGGGCAGTGGACCTGACACCCCTCTCCTCCTTTTGCACGGTGGTGCGGGCGTCAATCATTTCTATCTCAAGCCGATGGCCGGAATTGCGGCTGACCGCCGGGTGATTTTTTACGATCAGCTCGGCGGCGGCAAATCCGATCGACCGACTGACACGACACTGTGGCGGATGGAGCGATTCGTCGATGAGATCGGGCGGGTGCGCGAAGCCCTGGGTCTCAGCGAGGTTCATCTCTACGGACATTCCTTTGGAGCGAGGCTCGCTGTTGCTTACATGGCGACAAAGCCGAAGGGAGTGCGCAGTCTCATTCTCGCAGGACCGGCGCTCACTCTGAGTCGATTTCAGCGGGACCGTGACAGTCTGATGCGCACGCTGCCGGATTCTGTGTACAGTGTGATGGTCCGGCACGAAAGGGACCAGACGACCGATGCGCCGGAATATGTGAAAGCACGTCAGATTTTCCTGAATCACTTTCACGCTCGCCGCCTGCCGTGGTCAGTCGACCTCGATAGTGCCGTGGCGCTGAATAATCCAGCCATCGCCGGATACATGCGGCGTGGCCGTCCTCCCGGAGACTGGACAAGTCACCTCGCTGACATCGCCGTGCCGACATTGTTTACGGTGGGGCGCTACGATTCGTCGACGCCCGCTGCCGGGCGCTATTACCAGAGCCTGGTACCCGGTGCCGAGCTCGTCGTCTTCGAGCAGAGTGCTCACCTTACGATGCACGACGAACCCGAACACTACAACGCAGTCCTCCGGGCGTTCCTACGAAAGGTGGATCGCGCACGGTAG